In a single window of the Gossypium hirsutum isolate 1008001.06 chromosome D02, Gossypium_hirsutum_v2.1, whole genome shotgun sequence genome:
- the LOC107933398 gene encoding protein KINESIN LIGHT CHAIN-RELATED 3, which translates to MPGVPMDEIKEEGVMNEMKGTSAHVKENSVSKRTPSPQSPRGDRMVQVETSIEQLYENVCDMQSSDQSPSRQSFGSYGEESRIDSELHHLAGGESTEVEIMKGEEQEVDKPEDDSRSNSSSKKGSSSSGKKSGLLDKPRPTAVKSISSGDVKKVSRPQLDSEASTKPNVKGKTPPEKPPINKGKVKTLKKPNTGVLPMKKGKGSKLQNGTEDASESGLGNPDLGPFLLKQARDLVSAGDNPQKALELALRAAKSYELCSSGKPNLELVMCLHVTAAIYCSLGQYNEAIPLLEQSIEIPVIEEGQEHALAKFAGHMQLGDTYAMLGQLENSITCYSTGFEVQKRVLGETDPRVGETCRYLAEAHMQALQFDEAQRLCQMALDIHRENCTPASLEEAADRRLMGLICETKGDHEAALEHLVLARMTMVANSQEAEVASVDCSIGDAYLSLSRYDEAVFAYQKALTAFKTTKGENHPAIGSVFVRLADLYYRTGKLRESTSYCENALRIYEKPMPGIPPEEIATGLTDVSAIYESMNDLDQAIKLLQKALKIYNDVPGQQSTVAGIEAQMGVMHYMLGNYSESYNSFSSAISKLRICRDKKSAFFGIALNQMGLACVQRYAIKEAVELFEEAKSILEQECGPYHPDTLSVYSNLAGTYDAIGRLDDAIEILEYVVQTREEKLGTANSEVDDEKKRLAELLKEAGRVESRKARSLETLLDANPHHNSKAEGFKV; encoded by the coding sequence ATGCCAGGTGTTCCCATGGATGAAATTAAAGAAGAGGGTgtgatgaatgaaatgaaaggGACTTCTGCACATGTTAAGGAAAATTCGGTTTCCAAGAGAACACCAAGTCCGCAAAGCCCTCGTGGTGATAGGATGGTTCAGGTTGAGACCTCTATTGAGCAGCTTTATGAGAATGTATGTGATATGCAGAGTTCTGATCAGTCACCTTCGAGGCAGAGCTTTGGATCATATGGTGAAGAGTCCAGGATTGATTCGGAATTGCACCATCTTGCTGGAGGAGAGAGTACAGAAGTTGAGATAATGAAAGGGGAGGAACAGGAGGTGGATAAACCAGAAGATGATAGTCGTAGTAATTCATCTTCTAAGAAGGGAAGCTCATCGAGTGGTAAGAAGTCAGGGCTGCTGGACAAGCCCAGACCCACAGCTGTAAAATCCATTTCTTCAGGTGATGTGAAGAAAGTGTCTCGGCCACAACTGGACTCTGAAGCATCAACAAAACCCAATGTTAAGGGGAAAACTCCACCTGAGAAACCTCCCATCAATAAGGGGAAAGTTAAGACTCTGAAGAAACCAAACACGGGAGTCTTACCCATGAAGAAAGGGAAAGGATCAAAGCTACAAAATGGAACTGAGGATGCTTCCGAGTCGGGGTTAGGTAATCCTGATCTTGGGCCGTTTCTACTCAAACAAGCTAGGGATTTGGTGTCTGCAGGAGACAATCCCCAGAAAGCTCTTGAACTAGCACTTCGAGCAGCCAAATCGTATGAACTTTGTAGCAGTGGAAAACCCAATTTAGAATTGGTCATGTGTTTACATGTCACTGCAGCTATATATTGCAGCCTAGGCCAGTACAATGAGGCAATTCCTCTTCTTGAACAATCAATCGAGATTCCAGTGATTGAGGAAGGCCAAGAGCATGCCCTGGCTAAGTTTGCTGGTCATATGCAGTTGGGTGATACTTATGCTATGCTAGGACAGCTTGAGAACTCAATAACCTGTTACAGCACTGGTTTTGAAGTCCAGAAACGAGTTCTTGGAGAAACTGATCCTAGAGTTGGCGAGACCTGCCGGTATTTGGCTGAAGCTCATATGCAGGCATTGCAATTTGATGAAGCTCAGAGGCTATGTCAAATGGCTCTTGACATTCACAGAGAGAACTGTACGCCGGCTTCTCTTGAAGAGGCAGCAGATAGGAGGCTCATGGGTCTCATATGTGAAACAAAGGGAGACCATGAAGCTGCTTTGGAGCATCTTGTTTTAGCCCGTATGACCATGGTGGCAAATAGCCAGGAGGCAGAGGTGGCTTCTGTTGATTGCAGTATTGGAGATGCATACTTATCTTTGTCTCGATATGATGAAGCTGTTTTTGCCTATCAGAAAGCACTTACAGCTTTTAAGACAACTAAAGGAGAGAATCATCCAGCGATTGGGTCAGTCTTTGTCCGGTTGGCTGATTTGTATTACAGGACAGGGAAATTAAGGGAATCAACATCATACTGCGAGAATGCCCTTCGAATCTATGAAAAGCCCATGCCAGGGATTCCCCCGGAGGAGATTGCCACTGGCCTCACTGATGTTTCTGCCATCTATGAATCAATGAATGACCTTGATCAGGCAATCAAGTTGCTGCAGAAGGCCTTAAAAATATACAATGATGTCCCTGGTCAGCAAAGCACAGTAGCTGGAATTGAAGCTCAGATGGGAGTTATGCACTACATGTTGGGGAATTATTCAGAATCTTACAACTCCTTCAGCAGTGCCATTTCGAAGCTACGCATATGTAGAGACAAGAAATCTGCCTTCTTCGGCATTGCTCTCAATCAAATGGGGCTGGCTTGTGTGCAACGCTATGCTATAAAGGAGGCTGTTGAGTTGTTTGAAGAAGCTAAAAGCATTTTAGAGCAAGAGTGTGGACCGTACCACCCTGATACACTCAGCGTATACAGTAATCTCGCAGGCACTTACGACGCAATTGGCAG